In Neofelis nebulosa isolate mNeoNeb1 chromosome 10, mNeoNeb1.pri, whole genome shotgun sequence, one DNA window encodes the following:
- the TRIM6 gene encoding tripartite motif-containing protein 6 isoform X4 — MTSAVLVDIQEEVTCPICLELLTEPLSIDCGHSFCQACITGNSAEWVIGQEGESSCPVCQTGYRPGDLRPNRHLANIAERLREVVLGPGMQLKASLCAHHGEKLQLFCKEDGKLICWLCERSQEHRGHHTVLMEEVAHEYQEKFQESLRKLRQEQQEAERLKAVIIGKRTSWKDVSDVMKRSEFWTLKKPEALPTKLKSMFRVPDLKRMLRVFRELTDVQSYWVDVTLNPHTANLNLVMSKNRRQVRFVGATLPGSYLEEHYDCGILGSQHFSSGKHYWEVDVAKKTDWILGVCSNSTEPTYCFNQFTNNRNVYSRYQPQSGYWVIGLHHKHEYRAYEESSTSLLLSMMVPPRRVGIFLDYEAGTVSFYNVTNHGFPIYTFSKYYFPSTLSPYFNPCNCVVPMTLRRPSS, encoded by the exons ATGACCTCAGCAGTCCTGGTGGACATACAAGAGGAGGTGACCTGCCCCATCTGCCTGGAGCTCCTGACAGAACCCCTGAGCATAGACTGTGGCCACAGCTTCTGCCAGGCCTGCATCACAGGGAACAGCGCAGAATGGGTGATAGGCCAAGAAGGGGAAAGCAGCTGTCCTGTGTGCCAGACCGGCTACCGGCCCGGGGACCTGCGGCCGAATCGGCACCTGGCCAACATCGcagagagactcagagaggtggTGTTGGGCCCCGGGATGCAGCTGAAGGCGAGTCTCTGTGCACACCATGGAGAGAAACTCCAGCTCTTCTGCAAGGAAGATGGGAAGCTCATCTGCTGGCTTTGTGAGCGGTCTCAGGAGCACCGTGGTCACCACACAGTCCTCATGGAGGAGGTTGCCCATGAGTACCAG GAGAAGTTCCAGGAGTctctgaggaagctgaggcaagAACAGCAGGAAGCTGAGAGACTAAAAGCTGTTATCATAGGGAAGAGGACATCCTGGAAG gATGTGAGTGATGTCATGAAAAG AAGTGAGTTCTGGACCCTAAAGAAGCCAGAAGCTCTGCCCACCAAGCTGAAGAGTATGTTTCGAGTCCCAGATCTGAAAAGGATGCTGCGAGTGTTTAGAG AACTGACGGATGTCCAGAGCTACTGGG TGGACGTGACTCTGAATCCACACACGGCTAACTTAAATCTTGTCATGTCTAAAAACCGGAGACAAGTGAGATTTGTGGGTGCCACGCTGCCTGGGTCTTACCTGGAAGAACATTATGACTGTGGTATCCTGGGCTCCCAACATTTCTCCTCTGGGAAACACTACTGGGAGGTAGATGTGGCCAAGAAGACTGACTGGATCCTGGGGGTGTGCAGTAATTCAACGGAACCCACGTACTGTTTCAACCAGTTTACGAATAATCGAAATGTTTACTCCAGATATCAACCTCAAAGTGGATACTGGGTGATTGGGCTACATCATAAACATGAATATAGAGCCTATGAAGAATCTTCCACTTCCCTGCTCCTCTCTATGATGGTGCCCCCTCGCCGGGTTGGGATTTTCTTAGACTACGAGGCTGGCACTGTCTCCTTTTATAATGTCACGAACCATGGCTTTCCCATCTACACCTTCTCTAAATATTACTTTCCTAGCACCCTTTCTCCATATTTTAATCCCTGCAACTGTGTGGTCCCGATGACCCTGCGTCGCCCAAGCTCTTGA
- the TRIM6 gene encoding tripartite motif-containing protein 6 isoform X3, producing the protein MTSAVLVDIQEEVTCPICLELLTEPLSIDCGHSFCQACITGNSAEWVIGQEGESSCPVCQTGYRPGDLRPNRHLANIAERLREVVLGPGMQLKASLCAHHGEKLQLFCKEDGKLICWLCERSQEHRGHHTVLMEEVAHEYQEKFQESLRKLRQEQQEAERLKAVIIGKRTSWKNQMEPERHRIQTQFNKLRSILDKEEQRQLKKLEEEERKGLSILEEAEDELDQQSQSLRELISDLELRCQGSAMELLQDVSDVMKSEFWTLKKPEALPTKLKSMFRVPDLKRMLRVFRELTDVQSYWVDVTLNPHTANLNLVMSKNRRQVRFVGATLPGSYLEEHYDCGILGSQHFSSGKHYWEVDVAKKTDWILGVCSNSTEPTYCFNQFTNNRNVYSRYQPQSGYWVIGLHHKHEYRAYEESSTSLLLSMMVPPRRVGIFLDYEAGTVSFYNVTNHGFPIYTFSKYYFPSTLSPYFNPCNCVVPMTLRRPSS; encoded by the exons ATGACCTCAGCAGTCCTGGTGGACATACAAGAGGAGGTGACCTGCCCCATCTGCCTGGAGCTCCTGACAGAACCCCTGAGCATAGACTGTGGCCACAGCTTCTGCCAGGCCTGCATCACAGGGAACAGCGCAGAATGGGTGATAGGCCAAGAAGGGGAAAGCAGCTGTCCTGTGTGCCAGACCGGCTACCGGCCCGGGGACCTGCGGCCGAATCGGCACCTGGCCAACATCGcagagagactcagagaggtggTGTTGGGCCCCGGGATGCAGCTGAAGGCGAGTCTCTGTGCACACCATGGAGAGAAACTCCAGCTCTTCTGCAAGGAAGATGGGAAGCTCATCTGCTGGCTTTGTGAGCGGTCTCAGGAGCACCGTGGTCACCACACAGTCCTCATGGAGGAGGTTGCCCATGAGTACCAG GAGAAGTTCCAGGAGTctctgaggaagctgaggcaagAACAGCAGGAAGCTGAGAGACTAAAAGCTGTTATCATAGGGAAGAGGACATCCTGGAAG AATCAGATGGAACctgagagacacaggatccagaCACAGTTTAATAAGTTGAGAAGCATCCTGGACAAAGAAGAGCAGCGACAGTTGAAaaagctggaggaggaagagaggaaggggctgaGTATTTTAGAAGAGGCTGAGGATGAGCTGGACCAGCAGAGCCAGTCACTGAGGGAGCTCATCTCAGACCTGGAGCTTCGGTGTCAGGGGTCGGCAATGGAGCTGCTGCAG gATGTGAGTGATGTCATGAAAAG TGAGTTCTGGACCCTAAAGAAGCCAGAAGCTCTGCCCACCAAGCTGAAGAGTATGTTTCGAGTCCCAGATCTGAAAAGGATGCTGCGAGTGTTTAGAG AACTGACGGATGTCCAGAGCTACTGGG TGGACGTGACTCTGAATCCACACACGGCTAACTTAAATCTTGTCATGTCTAAAAACCGGAGACAAGTGAGATTTGTGGGTGCCACGCTGCCTGGGTCTTACCTGGAAGAACATTATGACTGTGGTATCCTGGGCTCCCAACATTTCTCCTCTGGGAAACACTACTGGGAGGTAGATGTGGCCAAGAAGACTGACTGGATCCTGGGGGTGTGCAGTAATTCAACGGAACCCACGTACTGTTTCAACCAGTTTACGAATAATCGAAATGTTTACTCCAGATATCAACCTCAAAGTGGATACTGGGTGATTGGGCTACATCATAAACATGAATATAGAGCCTATGAAGAATCTTCCACTTCCCTGCTCCTCTCTATGATGGTGCCCCCTCGCCGGGTTGGGATTTTCTTAGACTACGAGGCTGGCACTGTCTCCTTTTATAATGTCACGAACCATGGCTTTCCCATCTACACCTTCTCTAAATATTACTTTCCTAGCACCCTTTCTCCATATTTTAATCCCTGCAACTGTGTGGTCCCGATGACCCTGCGTCGCCCAAGCTCTTGA
- the TRIM6 gene encoding tripartite motif-containing protein 6 isoform X2, protein MTSAVLVDIQEEVTCPICLELLTEPLSIDCGHSFCQACITGNSAEWVIGQEGESSCPVCQTGYRPGDLRPNRHLANIAERLREVVLGPGMQLKASLCAHHGEKLQLFCKEDGKLICWLCERSQEHRGHHTVLMEEVAHEYQKFQESLRKLRQEQQEAERLKAVIIGKRTSWKNQMEPERHRIQTQFNKLRSILDKEEQRQLKKLEEEERKGLSILEEAEDELDQQSQSLRELISDLELRCQGSAMELLQDVSDVMKRSEFWTLKKPEALPTKLKSMFRVPDLKRMLRVFRELTDVQSYWVDVTLNPHTANLNLVMSKNRRQVRFVGATLPGSYLEEHYDCGILGSQHFSSGKHYWEVDVAKKTDWILGVCSNSTEPTYCFNQFTNNRNVYSRYQPQSGYWVIGLHHKHEYRAYEESSTSLLLSMMVPPRRVGIFLDYEAGTVSFYNVTNHGFPIYTFSKYYFPSTLSPYFNPCNCVVPMTLRRPSS, encoded by the exons ATGACCTCAGCAGTCCTGGTGGACATACAAGAGGAGGTGACCTGCCCCATCTGCCTGGAGCTCCTGACAGAACCCCTGAGCATAGACTGTGGCCACAGCTTCTGCCAGGCCTGCATCACAGGGAACAGCGCAGAATGGGTGATAGGCCAAGAAGGGGAAAGCAGCTGTCCTGTGTGCCAGACCGGCTACCGGCCCGGGGACCTGCGGCCGAATCGGCACCTGGCCAACATCGcagagagactcagagaggtggTGTTGGGCCCCGGGATGCAGCTGAAGGCGAGTCTCTGTGCACACCATGGAGAGAAACTCCAGCTCTTCTGCAAGGAAGATGGGAAGCTCATCTGCTGGCTTTGTGAGCGGTCTCAGGAGCACCGTGGTCACCACACAGTCCTCATGGAGGAGGTTGCCCATGAGTACCAG AAGTTCCAGGAGTctctgaggaagctgaggcaagAACAGCAGGAAGCTGAGAGACTAAAAGCTGTTATCATAGGGAAGAGGACATCCTGGAAG AATCAGATGGAACctgagagacacaggatccagaCACAGTTTAATAAGTTGAGAAGCATCCTGGACAAAGAAGAGCAGCGACAGTTGAAaaagctggaggaggaagagaggaaggggctgaGTATTTTAGAAGAGGCTGAGGATGAGCTGGACCAGCAGAGCCAGTCACTGAGGGAGCTCATCTCAGACCTGGAGCTTCGGTGTCAGGGGTCGGCAATGGAGCTGCTGCAG gATGTGAGTGATGTCATGAAAAG AAGTGAGTTCTGGACCCTAAAGAAGCCAGAAGCTCTGCCCACCAAGCTGAAGAGTATGTTTCGAGTCCCAGATCTGAAAAGGATGCTGCGAGTGTTTAGAG AACTGACGGATGTCCAGAGCTACTGGG TGGACGTGACTCTGAATCCACACACGGCTAACTTAAATCTTGTCATGTCTAAAAACCGGAGACAAGTGAGATTTGTGGGTGCCACGCTGCCTGGGTCTTACCTGGAAGAACATTATGACTGTGGTATCCTGGGCTCCCAACATTTCTCCTCTGGGAAACACTACTGGGAGGTAGATGTGGCCAAGAAGACTGACTGGATCCTGGGGGTGTGCAGTAATTCAACGGAACCCACGTACTGTTTCAACCAGTTTACGAATAATCGAAATGTTTACTCCAGATATCAACCTCAAAGTGGATACTGGGTGATTGGGCTACATCATAAACATGAATATAGAGCCTATGAAGAATCTTCCACTTCCCTGCTCCTCTCTATGATGGTGCCCCCTCGCCGGGTTGGGATTTTCTTAGACTACGAGGCTGGCACTGTCTCCTTTTATAATGTCACGAACCATGGCTTTCCCATCTACACCTTCTCTAAATATTACTTTCCTAGCACCCTTTCTCCATATTTTAATCCCTGCAACTGTGTGGTCCCGATGACCCTGCGTCGCCCAAGCTCTTGA
- the LOC131486596 gene encoding LOW QUALITY PROTEIN: olfactory receptor 52B4-like (The sequence of the model RefSeq protein was modified relative to this genomic sequence to represent the inferred CDS: inserted 1 base in 1 codon; deleted 1 base in 1 codon), producing the protein MTTINHTAVSHTIFHLLDIPGLEDQHVWISIPFFVSYVITLLGNSLLICIILTKRSLHEPMYLFLCMLAGADVVLSTCTVPQALAIFWFHAGEISLDRCITQFFIIHCTFMSESGILLVMAFDRYIAICXPLRYTTILTRALIGKIGVTIILRSFCTLNPIVFLLKRLTFCQNNIVPHTFCEHIGLAKYACNDIRVNIWYGFSILMLTVVLDVVLIFVSYVLILRAVFHIPSRDALHKALNTCGSHVCIIVLFYSPAIFTTLTQRFGRHIPPHTHILLANICMLAPPMLNPIIYGIKTKQIREQVVHKLFTKQKSLWLKN; encoded by the exons ATGACAACCATAAACCACACTGCTGTTAGCCATACAATCTTCCACTTGCTGGACATCCCCGGGCTAGAGGACCAGCATGTGTGGATTTCCATCCCCTTCTTCGTTTCCTATGTCATCACCCTGCTTGGGAACAGCCTGCTCATCTGCATTATCCTCACAAAGCGTAGCCTCCATGAACCCATGTACCTCTTCCTCTGCATGCTGGCCGGAGCAGATGTTGTCCTCTCCACGTGCACAGTACCTCAGGCCTTGGCCATCTTCTGGTTCCATGCTGGGGAGATATCCCTGGATCGCTGCATAACTCAGTTCTTCATCATCCACTGCACTTTCATGTCTGAGTCGGGGATCTTGCTGGTGATGGCGTTTGACCGCTACATTGCCATAT TCCCACTGAGATACACCACTATTCTTACACGTGCACTGATTGGAAAAATTGGCGTGACTATAATTCTGAGAAGTTTCTGTACACTT AACCCCATagtatttcttttgaaaagattGACTTTCTGCCAAAATAATATTGTTCCACACACCTTTTGTGAACACATTGGCTTGGCCAAATATGCTTGTAATGACATTCGTGTGAACATCTGGTATGGATTTTCCATCCTAATGTTAACAGTGGTTTTAGATGTGGTGCTAATTTTTGTTTCCTATGTGCTGATTCTCCGTGCTGTCTTCCACATCCCTTCCCGAGATGCTCTCCACAAAGCTCTTAACACATGTGGCTCCCATGTCTGCATCATTGTCCTCTTTTACAGCCCCGCGATCTTCACAACACTTACTCAGCGGTTTGGACGCCACATTCCTCCTCATACCCACATCTTGTTGGCCAACATCTGCATGCTTGCCCCACCTATGCTGAATCCCATCATTTATGGGATTAAGACCAAGCAAATCAGAGAGCAGGTGGTTCACAAGTTGTTTACAAAGCAGAAATCACTTTGGTTGAAGAACTGA
- the TRIM6 gene encoding tripartite motif-containing protein 6 isoform X1: MTSAVLVDIQEEVTCPICLELLTEPLSIDCGHSFCQACITGNSAEWVIGQEGESSCPVCQTGYRPGDLRPNRHLANIAERLREVVLGPGMQLKASLCAHHGEKLQLFCKEDGKLICWLCERSQEHRGHHTVLMEEVAHEYQEKFQESLRKLRQEQQEAERLKAVIIGKRTSWKNQMEPERHRIQTQFNKLRSILDKEEQRQLKKLEEEERKGLSILEEAEDELDQQSQSLRELISDLELRCQGSAMELLQDVSDVMKRSEFWTLKKPEALPTKLKSMFRVPDLKRMLRVFRELTDVQSYWVDVTLNPHTANLNLVMSKNRRQVRFVGATLPGSYLEEHYDCGILGSQHFSSGKHYWEVDVAKKTDWILGVCSNSTEPTYCFNQFTNNRNVYSRYQPQSGYWVIGLHHKHEYRAYEESSTSLLLSMMVPPRRVGIFLDYEAGTVSFYNVTNHGFPIYTFSKYYFPSTLSPYFNPCNCVVPMTLRRPSS, encoded by the exons ATGACCTCAGCAGTCCTGGTGGACATACAAGAGGAGGTGACCTGCCCCATCTGCCTGGAGCTCCTGACAGAACCCCTGAGCATAGACTGTGGCCACAGCTTCTGCCAGGCCTGCATCACAGGGAACAGCGCAGAATGGGTGATAGGCCAAGAAGGGGAAAGCAGCTGTCCTGTGTGCCAGACCGGCTACCGGCCCGGGGACCTGCGGCCGAATCGGCACCTGGCCAACATCGcagagagactcagagaggtggTGTTGGGCCCCGGGATGCAGCTGAAGGCGAGTCTCTGTGCACACCATGGAGAGAAACTCCAGCTCTTCTGCAAGGAAGATGGGAAGCTCATCTGCTGGCTTTGTGAGCGGTCTCAGGAGCACCGTGGTCACCACACAGTCCTCATGGAGGAGGTTGCCCATGAGTACCAG GAGAAGTTCCAGGAGTctctgaggaagctgaggcaagAACAGCAGGAAGCTGAGAGACTAAAAGCTGTTATCATAGGGAAGAGGACATCCTGGAAG AATCAGATGGAACctgagagacacaggatccagaCACAGTTTAATAAGTTGAGAAGCATCCTGGACAAAGAAGAGCAGCGACAGTTGAAaaagctggaggaggaagagaggaaggggctgaGTATTTTAGAAGAGGCTGAGGATGAGCTGGACCAGCAGAGCCAGTCACTGAGGGAGCTCATCTCAGACCTGGAGCTTCGGTGTCAGGGGTCGGCAATGGAGCTGCTGCAG gATGTGAGTGATGTCATGAAAAG AAGTGAGTTCTGGACCCTAAAGAAGCCAGAAGCTCTGCCCACCAAGCTGAAGAGTATGTTTCGAGTCCCAGATCTGAAAAGGATGCTGCGAGTGTTTAGAG AACTGACGGATGTCCAGAGCTACTGGG TGGACGTGACTCTGAATCCACACACGGCTAACTTAAATCTTGTCATGTCTAAAAACCGGAGACAAGTGAGATTTGTGGGTGCCACGCTGCCTGGGTCTTACCTGGAAGAACATTATGACTGTGGTATCCTGGGCTCCCAACATTTCTCCTCTGGGAAACACTACTGGGAGGTAGATGTGGCCAAGAAGACTGACTGGATCCTGGGGGTGTGCAGTAATTCAACGGAACCCACGTACTGTTTCAACCAGTTTACGAATAATCGAAATGTTTACTCCAGATATCAACCTCAAAGTGGATACTGGGTGATTGGGCTACATCATAAACATGAATATAGAGCCTATGAAGAATCTTCCACTTCCCTGCTCCTCTCTATGATGGTGCCCCCTCGCCGGGTTGGGATTTTCTTAGACTACGAGGCTGGCACTGTCTCCTTTTATAATGTCACGAACCATGGCTTTCCCATCTACACCTTCTCTAAATATTACTTTCCTAGCACCCTTTCTCCATATTTTAATCCCTGCAACTGTGTGGTCCCGATGACCCTGCGTCGCCCAAGCTCTTGA
- the TRIM6 gene encoding tripartite motif-containing protein 6 isoform X5 — protein MTSAVLVDIQEEVTCPICLELLTEPLSIDCGHSFCQACITGNSAEWVIGQEGESSCPVCQTGYRPGDLRPNRHLANIAERLREVVLGPGMQLKASLCAHHGEKLQLFCKEDGKLICWLCERSQEHRGHHTVLMEEVAHEYQEKFQESLRKLRQEQQEAERLKAVIIGKRTSWKDVSDVMKSEFWTLKKPEALPTKLKSMFRVPDLKRMLRVFRELTDVQSYWVDVTLNPHTANLNLVMSKNRRQVRFVGATLPGSYLEEHYDCGILGSQHFSSGKHYWEVDVAKKTDWILGVCSNSTEPTYCFNQFTNNRNVYSRYQPQSGYWVIGLHHKHEYRAYEESSTSLLLSMMVPPRRVGIFLDYEAGTVSFYNVTNHGFPIYTFSKYYFPSTLSPYFNPCNCVVPMTLRRPSS, from the exons ATGACCTCAGCAGTCCTGGTGGACATACAAGAGGAGGTGACCTGCCCCATCTGCCTGGAGCTCCTGACAGAACCCCTGAGCATAGACTGTGGCCACAGCTTCTGCCAGGCCTGCATCACAGGGAACAGCGCAGAATGGGTGATAGGCCAAGAAGGGGAAAGCAGCTGTCCTGTGTGCCAGACCGGCTACCGGCCCGGGGACCTGCGGCCGAATCGGCACCTGGCCAACATCGcagagagactcagagaggtggTGTTGGGCCCCGGGATGCAGCTGAAGGCGAGTCTCTGTGCACACCATGGAGAGAAACTCCAGCTCTTCTGCAAGGAAGATGGGAAGCTCATCTGCTGGCTTTGTGAGCGGTCTCAGGAGCACCGTGGTCACCACACAGTCCTCATGGAGGAGGTTGCCCATGAGTACCAG GAGAAGTTCCAGGAGTctctgaggaagctgaggcaagAACAGCAGGAAGCTGAGAGACTAAAAGCTGTTATCATAGGGAAGAGGACATCCTGGAAG gATGTGAGTGATGTCATGAAAAG TGAGTTCTGGACCCTAAAGAAGCCAGAAGCTCTGCCCACCAAGCTGAAGAGTATGTTTCGAGTCCCAGATCTGAAAAGGATGCTGCGAGTGTTTAGAG AACTGACGGATGTCCAGAGCTACTGGG TGGACGTGACTCTGAATCCACACACGGCTAACTTAAATCTTGTCATGTCTAAAAACCGGAGACAAGTGAGATTTGTGGGTGCCACGCTGCCTGGGTCTTACCTGGAAGAACATTATGACTGTGGTATCCTGGGCTCCCAACATTTCTCCTCTGGGAAACACTACTGGGAGGTAGATGTGGCCAAGAAGACTGACTGGATCCTGGGGGTGTGCAGTAATTCAACGGAACCCACGTACTGTTTCAACCAGTTTACGAATAATCGAAATGTTTACTCCAGATATCAACCTCAAAGTGGATACTGGGTGATTGGGCTACATCATAAACATGAATATAGAGCCTATGAAGAATCTTCCACTTCCCTGCTCCTCTCTATGATGGTGCCCCCTCGCCGGGTTGGGATTTTCTTAGACTACGAGGCTGGCACTGTCTCCTTTTATAATGTCACGAACCATGGCTTTCCCATCTACACCTTCTCTAAATATTACTTTCCTAGCACCCTTTCTCCATATTTTAATCCCTGCAACTGTGTGGTCCCGATGACCCTGCGTCGCCCAAGCTCTTGA